The stretch of DNA ATCTTATAAAAATGAAAATAAAAATGGTTTTAAAAAATTAAATGTAGATTTAAAAAAAATATTAATTATCGGTGGTAAAGGTAGTATGGGGAAATTATTTAAAAAAATGTTAATTTTATCAGGATATAAAGTTGATATTTTAGAGAAAGAAGATTGGAATAATAATATAGATAATTTTTTTTTAGATATAAAAATGATAATTATTAGTGTTCCTATATCATCATTAGATGATGTAATAAGAAAATTACCTACTTTATCTAAAAAATGTATATTAGTAGATGTTACTTCAATAAAAAATAAACCAATACAAAAAATGTTAAAAAAACATAATGGTCCCGTACTTGGATTACATCCAATGTTTAGTCCAGATAATAATGTTTTAGCAAAAAAATTAATAATATATTGTCATGGTCGTTATCCTGAATCTTATGATTGGTTTTTAAATCAGATAAAAATTTGGGGGGTTAAATTAAAGTGTATAGATAAAATAGAACATGATAAATATATGTTTTTTATTCAATCGTTAAGATATTTTTCTATATTTGTACATGGTTTTCATTTATATACAGAAAATATTAAATTAAAAGAATTATTAAAATTTACATCTCCAGTATATAATATAGATTTAATTATGACAGGTAGATTTTTTTCACAAAATCCTAATTTATATACTGATATTATTATGTCATCTAATAAGAATAAAAAACTTATAAAACATTATTTAAAAAAATCAAATTATATTTTATCATTAATTGAACAAGAAAATAAAACAGAACTTATTAAAATATTTTATAAAATAAAAAATTGGTTTAAATATTATATTAAATCTTTAAATTCAAAAAGTAATAATATATTACGACATATTAATAATTAAAATTAATAAACATTAATTTCAATTTTTAGAAACTTAATATTAAATTTTAATATTAAGTTTCTAAATATAAATAATATATTATTAAATAATATTCATTTTATTATATGTTTTTCCCATAATTATTAATGCTAAAATACTTTCTGATGTATATGGATAATCTTTAATTAATATTTCACATCTTTGAATAACTGATAGATACATTTCCTTATCAAAATAAAATTTAATAACATTTAATTCATATAACATTAAATTTTTTTTTAAAAATTTTAATTTTTTCTTTATAAGAGGTATATAAATACTGTTAGGATAATTTTTAATTAATAATTGAAAATCATATATAGCTTTTTTAATATAAAAAGGATTATAATTATTTTTATTTATTCCAAATAAATACTGAAGTTTATTTTTATTTAATGATATTTCTGATAAACTTTTTATATAAAGTATATAATCTGTATATTTTGACGTAGGATATATTCTAATAAATTCATCAAATAAATCTATAACTGTAAAAAATTTTTTATTTTTATAATATAAATAAATTAAATTAACTTTAATTTTTTGAGTATATTTATTGTAAGGATATATTTTATCAATTTGTTCGAACTTTAACATTGCTTCTTTATATTTTTTTTTAGATAAATCATTATTTGCTTCCAAATATTTTTCTTTAATAAAAAAATTTGTTACAATTTTTTTTTTATTAATATGTTTATATTGAGAACAATTAGTTATAATTATTAATAACAAAATTATTAATACATTATAAAAAATATTTTTTATTATAAATTTTTTCATATTTTAGTCTTTTAGAAATTAAATTTTAATTTAAAATAAGTATGATTAATATATTGTATTATTTACTACTAATAAAATTATATAATATGAAAATAATAAAATTTAGTACTATTGTCTATAAATCTGATGCTGGAATGAGATTAGATGTATATCTTGCTAATAAATTATTTAAATTTTATTCAAGATCTCAAATAAAAAACTGGATTATTAATAATAATATAAAAATAAATAATATTATTATAAATAAACCTAAAAAAAAAATTTTTATAAAAGATGAAATAAAAATCAATATTAAAATATCACAAAAAAAAATATTATGGAAAGCACAAAATATTCCATTAAATATTATTTATGACGATAATTATTTATTAATAATTAATAAAACTTCTAATTTAGTAGTACATCCAGGTAATGGAAATCCAGATAAAACTGTATTTAATTCTTTATTATATAATTATCCTTTTCTTAGAGATTTACCAAGAGCAGGTATTATTCATAGGTTAGATAAAAATACAACTGGATTAATGATTATAGCAAAAACAATGTTATCATATATTAATTTAAAAATAGCTTTAAAAAAACATAATATTATAAGAGAATATGAAGCTATAGTAAGTGGTATTATTAAATATAATAATGATATTATTAATTATCCAATTAGAAAATATTATAATAAAAAAAATATACGTATGATCATTGATCATAAAGGTAAACAAGCAGTAACAAAATATTTTTTAAAACGTATATTTAAAAATCATAGTCATTTAAGAATTAAATTATGTACTGGACGTACACATCAAATTAGAGTTCATTTGGAACATATTAATCATAGTATTGTTGGTGATCCTATCTATAAAAAATCACAAATTAATATTATAACTATGAATGATAAACAATATTTACTTAATAAAATATTAAAAAGACAGGCATTACATGCATGTAATTTAAAGTTTATACATCCTATATATAATTATCCATTAAATTTTCATTCTTCTTTACCTAAAGATATGCAATATCTAATTTCTATTCTAGAAAAAATAAAATAAATATTTTTATATTAAAAAAAATTAAAAATATATTTTTTTTAAAACATATAAAATTATGGTAAATAAAATTGTTATTTAATAAATATTATCTTAGATATAAAAAATAAATTTATAAAATATATTAATTAATATTAAAAATAATTTTATTAATGTAAAACTTTAGTTTATTATATTAATAATTAAAATTTTTTATTAATAAAAATATGAATATTAAAAAATATATATTATTATTTAGCAGTTTATTTTTTTTAATTTTTTCTAATATTTGTTTATCATCTACAAAATTTGTGAAAAATATACATTATAAATTAATTAAACAATCTCAAAATATAAAATTAATTCCAGATTCTAAAATTCAAATTACAGAATTTTTCTCTTTTTTATGTCCTCATTGTTATGATTTTTATAATATGATTCATAAAACAAATTTTTTAAATAAAAAATTTTTAAAAAATTTAAAAATAAAAAAATACCATATTAATAACATTGGAAATAAAGAATTATCTGAATTAGCTACTTATAATTGGAGTATAGCTATTGCATTACATGTTGAAAGTAAAGTTCTTTTACCAATATTTGAAGGTTTACAAAAATCTCATAAAATTTATGATTACTTTACTATGAGAAAAATATTTATTAAATCAGCTAATATAGATAAAAATATTTATGATGCAGCATGGAATAGTTTTATAGTTAAAGCATTAAATGTAAAACAACAAGAATTATCTAAAACATGGAATATTACATCAGTACCATTTATTATTGTAAATAATAATTATCATATTATATTAGATACATTAGATATTACGTCTTCAAATACATTTATTAATGATTATATAAATCTTGTAAAGATTCTTTTAAAAAAGAAAATTAAATAAATATCAATTTTAAAAAATTATATAATATATGAAAAAAAAATTAATATTGATTGATGGATCATTTTATTTATATCGAGCTTATTATGCTTTACCTAATTTAATAAATACAAAAGGATTTCCTACAGGAGCAATATATGGTTTTATAAATATGTTTAATAAAATTATTAATAATAATTTATTTAACTATATTATTATTATTTTTGATTCTAAAGGTCAATCATTTAGAAAAAAAATTTTTAATAATTACAAAGCAAAACGTACTAAAATGCCAAATAATTTAATTATTCAAATAAAACCTTTATATAAAATTATAAAATCTATGGGATATCATGTAATATCTATTAAAAATATCGAAGCTGATGATATTATTGGTACTATTGCTAGCAAAGCTGTTAAAAATAATTATTTTATTTCTATATTTAGTTTAGATAAAGATATGGCTCAATTAGTATCAGATAATATTAATTTAATTAATCCTATAAATAATTCTATTTTAGGACCAAATGAAATATACCATAAATATGGTGTAATGCCAAATATGATAAGTGATTTATTAGCATTACAAGGTGATCCTATAGATAATATACCAGGTGTAAAAGGAATTGGAAAAAAAATTAGTATATATCTTATAAATAATGTAGGAAATTTAAAATTTATTTATAATAATTTAAATTGTATAAATAAATTAAATATTAATAGAATTAAATATATAAAAAAATGTTTATTAAATAATAAACAATTAGCTTTTCTTTCACATAGATTAACAAAAATTAAAACAAATATTAATATTAATTTAGATTTAAATAATTTAAATACATATTGTAAACCAGATAAAAAAATTTTACTAAATTTAATTAAAAAATATGAATTTAAAAAATTAATGAATTATTTTAAATAAATATGAATTTTATTAATATATAAAATATTTAATAATTATTAATCCAAAAATTAATTATTTTTCTTATTTTATGCAAATTATCTTTTTTTAATGATGAAAAAATTAAAAATTTTATTTTTAAATTAAATTTATATTTTGATTTTAAATTTAGTAAAAAATTTTTTATTATAAATATTTTTTTTTTAATAATTATATTAGATAATTTATCAGATTTATTTAAAATTATTAAAATAGATTTTTTTTTATTAAGTAATAAATTTAATAAAATTAAATCTATTTTTTTGAATAAAAATCGAATATCAATTATTAAAACTATTACTTTTAAAGAATTTCTAATTAAGTAATATTTTTGAAAAAAAACATAAGTATTAAAATTGGATTTATTTAAAAATTTATTATATCCATAACCAGGAAAATCTAAAAAACGAATTTCTTGATTATTTTTAAATATATTAATTCTATATGTACATCCTGGAGTTTTACTAGTTCGAGAAATTTTTTTATTAAATAATAAATTAATTATTGTTGATTTTCCAACATTAGTATATCCAATAAAAGCAATTTCATTTCCATTATCATTAGTTAATTCATTTATATTTAAAATACTATTAATAAAATTAATAGACTTAAAATCAATTATCATAATTAATATTTTATAATAAAATTTAAAATTAATATACACTAAATATTTAGTTATATGTTAAATAATATTAAAAAATATAAATATAATTTTAATGATGAAATTTATATTTTTAATTTATAAGGAAATTTTATGAAAAAAATAAGAAATATAGCAATTGTTGCTCATGTTGATCATGGTAAAACAACTTTAATAGATAAATTATTAGAACAATCAGATAATTATAAAAATAAAAAAAATTATTTTTATAAAGAAAAAAAAGAACGTTTTATGGATACTAATGATTTGGAAAAAGAAAAAGGTATTACTATTTTTTCAAAAAATACATCTATATTTTGGAATAAATATCAAATTAATATAATTGATACTCCTGGACATGCTGATTTTAGTGCTGAAGTAGAACGTATACTTTCTATGGTTGATTCTGTTTTATTAGTAGTAGATGCTACTGAAGGTCCTATGCCACAAACTAGATTTGTTACTCAAAAAGCATTTGATTATAATTTAAATCCTATTATTATAATTAATAAAATAGATAGAAAAGATATACGTCCTGATTGGGTTATTGATCAAATATTTGATTTATTTATTAACTTAAATGCATCTGATAAACAACTTGATTTTCCTATTGTATATACTTCAGCTATTAAAGGAATATCAGGTTATGAAATTAATAAAATAAATAATAATATGAATGCTTTATATGAATCAATTATTCATTATGTTCCGAAACCAAAAGTAAATATTAATCAACCATTTCAAATGCAGATTTCTCAAATAGAATACAATAATTATATAGGTAATATAGCTATTGGATTAATTAAAAGAGGTACAATTAAAAATAATCAATTAGTTTTAATAACTAATAAAAATGGTAAAATAATTAAATGTAAAGTATTACATTTGATTTATAATATAGGTTTACAACAAGTATATTCTAATAATGCTGAAGCTGGAGATATAATTGGTATTGCTGGTAATGGATTTGAAGATGTAAAAATTTTTGATACAATATGTGATGTTAATAATATAGATCCATTACCACCATTAATAATAGATAAACCAACAATAAATATATTCATTCATGTTAATAACTCTCCATTTTCTGGTAAAGAAGGAAAACATATAACTTCTGGTAAAATTTTACGTAGATTAAAAAAAGAATGTTTATATGATGTTGCTCTTTGTGTAAAAGAAACTAATAATTGTAATGTTTTTTGTATTTCAGGAAGAGGTGAATTACATTTAGTTATTTTAATAGAAAATATGCGAAGAGAAGGATTTGAATTAGCTATTTCTAAACCAAAAGTAATTAATCAAATTATTGATGGTATTTTACAAGAACCATTTGAAAAATTAATTTTAAATTTTGAAAATAGTAAAAAAGGAAATATAATTCAATTAATTAGTAATAGAAAAGCTATTATAAAAAATATAACATATGATAAAAATAATAGGATTATAATTGAATCTATTATATCAAGTAGAGGACTTATTGGATTTAGAAATGAATTTTTAAATGCAACTTCAGGTACTGGTATTATTAATTCTTATTTTAGTCATTATGATAAAATAATATCTGAATCAATAGGACAAAGAAAAAATGGTGTAATTATTTCTAATGGACAAGGAAGTGCCGTAGGTTTTTCTTTATTTCATTTACAAGCTAGAGGTAAATTATTTATTAATCATGGTGATAAAGTTTATGAAGGACAAATTATAGGAATTCATAATAAACTTAATGATTTAACTGTAAATTGTTTAACTGGTAAAAAATTAACAAATATGAGAGCTTCTGGTAATGATGAAGCTATTAATTTAATTCCAATTAAAAAGATTCTTTTAGAAGAAGCAATAGATTTTATTAATGATGATGAATTAGTTGAAATCACTCCAATATCTATTAGAATTAGAAAAAAATATTTAAAACAAAGTCAGAGAAAAATATTACATAAAATTTAGTTTAAAAAATTTTATGTAATTATTAATATTAATTATGGAGCTGGGGGGATTCGAACCCCCGTCCAAAATTACTACACTATAAGTATCTACATGTTTAGTATCATCTTATTATTCAACGAAATGAACTGATGAACAAAGTTACAATGTCGTATAGTCTATTTTTTAATATATAATGCTAGACAAATTATATACGATCTCTTTATATATAACCCATTAACTCTTATTAAAGAGAGTAATAATAAGTAACAGGGCTCTCACAGTATTTTAAGCTGCTAAAGCATAATTTTTGTTTTTTGCAACTAAATTTATAGCACGGCTTTTTACAAGGCCAACCGTACAACCTTGACATGCCTCTTAAGTTTTATAATTCTGTCGAATCCAAAATCAGCCCCTTATTATTTTAAATTTTAATATTTTTTTTTATTAAACGCATTTTATTTATATTCCATTCTTTCTTTTTTAATAAATGACGTTTATCATATTTTTTCTTACCCTTTACAACAGCTATTTTTAATTTACACCAAGATTTTTTCCAATACAACCCTATTACAACAATAGTAAATCCTTTACAATTTAAATAATTTTTTAATAAAAAAATTTCTTTTTTATTTAAAAGTAATTCTCTTTTTCTTATAGGATTATATTTAATATGATTACAAATAGTATTTAAAGGATTAATATTAGAATTTAATAAAAATACTTTAGTACTATTATGAAAAATACTCACATAACTATTACTAATAGTTATTTTATTTAATCTTAGTGATTTAACTTCCCATCCTTGCAATATAATTCCTGCTTCTATTTCTTCTTTAATAAAAAAATCATGATATATTTTTTTATTTAAAATAATATAATTTTTTTTCATTTAGATATATATATTATTTTATAATATTAATCTTTTTATCTTATCATAAAAAACAATATTTATTGTACCATATATTATAAATAAAACTTATTTATTTTGTATAATTTTTTTTATATTAATTAATCTATTTTTATTATTAAAAACTAATATAATTATATTTTGTTTGATTTTATTATTTAATCTTATAATATTAATATAATACCAAATAGTATTATTTTTTTCATAATTAATAATATTTGGATAACCTAATATTAGAATAATTTTTTTTTTAGACATATTTTTTTTTATTTTTTTTGTTAAATTAATATCTAAAAAATTTCCTTGATGAGTATTTTCTTGATATATTAGTTTTTTTAATATTGTACAATTAGATAACATTAAAATAAAGGGTAATATAAAAATCATTTTATAATTCATATAAATATCTCTTTGAATATTAATTTATTATTAATTTATTATTAATTTAAAAAATGAATATTTTATTATATATTTTTTTGTTTAAAATAATTAATTTTTTATTAAAATATTTTTAATATAATTAAATATAAATTAAAAATTTTTAATATAATTATTAAAAAATATTTAATTAAAATTTTTTTATAAAAACTTGATAATAATTGTATTACATTAATTAAATTATATATTTATAACTAATATAATGTAAACGGAGAAAAAAATGAGTAACAAAAAAACATTAGATGTTTCTGAAACAAATAATATAAAAAAAAAAGATGATAAAATCGAAAATATTCAAGATGAAATAATTAAAAATAAAAAAAAAAATAATATAGAAAAAGAAAGTTCTATAGAAAATATTCAAGAAAAAAATAGTTTATATCAACTTCGTATTTTTGAATTGGAAAATAAAATAAAAAATTATGAACATAATTTAAGAGATCTTAAACTCCGTTCACAAGCTGAAATAGAAAATATTAGACGTAGATCTCAATTAGACATAGAAAAAATTTATAAATTTTCATTAGAAAAATTTATTAATGAATTATTACCTGTAATTGATAGTTTAGAAAAAGCTGCAGAAATTAGTTTAGAAAATACTACTATTGAAAAATCTATAATTGAAGGAATTCAATTAACTTTAAAATCATTATTAAATACAATAAAAAAATTTGGAATAAATATTATAAATGAAATTAATATTCCTTTTGATCCATCAAAACATCAAGCTATGTCTATTATAGAATCTAACGAAATAAAAGATAATTATATAATAAAAGTTATGCAAAAAGGTTATACTTTAAATGAAAGATTATTAAGACCTGCAATGGTAATTATTGCAAAAAAAAAAAATATTAATTAATTTATTAAATTTATATGCCCATTATAAAATAATAATAAAAAATTTTTATTGGGCATATTAAAAAAATTCAATAATTTATTTTATAAAATTTTATATTAAATTTTTATTACAAAAGGAAAATTATATATGTCTAAAATATGTCAAATAACAGGTAAAAAACCCATGAAAGGAAATAATCGTTCACATGCAATGAATGCAACTAAAAGAAAATTTT from Enterobacteriaceae endosymbiont of Plateumaris pusilla encodes:
- the tyrA gene encoding bifunctional chorismate mutase/prephenate dehydrogenase, which produces MATELVTLRNQIDKLDKNLIDIIKQRLKLVNNIGKLKSFYGLPVYIPEREKLIINLRSKEAQKLGVSPNLIKDILYRIMYESYKNENKNGFKKLNVDLKKILIIGGKGSMGKLFKKMLILSGYKVDILEKEDWNNNIDNFFLDIKMIIISVPISSLDDVIRKLPTLSKKCILVDVTSIKNKPIQKMLKKHNGPVLGLHPMFSPDNNVLAKKLIIYCHGRYPESYDWFLNQIKIWGVKLKCIDKIEHDKYMFFIQSLRYFSIFVHGFHLYTENIKLKELLKFTSPVYNIDLIMTGRFFSQNPNLYTDIIMSSNKNKKLIKHYLKKSNYILSLIEQENKTELIKIFYKIKNWFKYYIKSLNSKSNNILRHINN
- the bamD gene encoding outer membrane protein assembly factor BamD encodes the protein MKKFIIKNIFYNVLIILLLIIITNCSQYKHINKKKIVTNFFIKEKYLEANNDLSKKKYKEAMLKFEQIDKIYPYNKYTQKIKVNLIYLYYKNKKFFTVIDLFDEFIRIYPTSKYTDYILYIKSLSEISLNKNKLQYLFGINKNNYNPFYIKKAIYDFQLLIKNYPNSIYIPLIKKKLKFLKKNLMLYELNVIKFYFDKEMYLSVIQRCEILIKDYPYTSESILALIIMGKTYNKMNII
- a CDS encoding RluA family pseudouridine synthase, with the protein product MKIIKFSTIVYKSDAGMRLDVYLANKLFKFYSRSQIKNWIINNNIKINNIIINKPKKKIFIKDEIKINIKISQKKILWKAQNIPLNIIYDDNYLLIINKTSNLVVHPGNGNPDKTVFNSLLYNYPFLRDLPRAGIIHRLDKNTTGLMIIAKTMLSYINLKIALKKHNIIREYEAIVSGIIKYNNDIINYPIRKYYNKKNIRMIIDHKGKQAVTKYFLKRIFKNHSHLRIKLCTGRTHQIRVHLEHINHSIVGDPIYKKSQINIITMNDKQYLLNKILKRQALHACNLKFIHPIYNYPLNFHSSLPKDMQYLISILEKIK
- a CDS encoding DsbA family protein: MNIKKYILLFSSLFFLIFSNICLSSTKFVKNIHYKLIKQSQNIKLIPDSKIQITEFFSFLCPHCYDFYNMIHKTNFLNKKFLKNLKIKKYHINNIGNKELSELATYNWSIAIALHVESKVLLPIFEGLQKSHKIYDYFTMRKIFIKSANIDKNIYDAAWNSFIVKALNVKQQELSKTWNITSVPFIIVNNNYHIILDTLDITSSNTFINDYINLVKILLKKKIK
- a CDS encoding 5'-3' exonuclease codes for the protein MKKKLILIDGSFYLYRAYYALPNLINTKGFPTGAIYGFINMFNKIINNNLFNYIIIIFDSKGQSFRKKIFNNYKAKRTKMPNNLIIQIKPLYKIIKSMGYHVISIKNIEADDIIGTIASKAVKNNYFISIFSLDKDMAQLVSDNINLINPINNSILGPNEIYHKYGVMPNMISDLLALQGDPIDNIPGVKGIGKKISIYLINNVGNLKFIYNNLNCINKLNINRIKYIKKCLLNNKQLAFLSHRLTKIKTNININLDLNNLNTYCKPDKKILLNLIKKYEFKKLMNYFK
- the yihA gene encoding ribosome biogenesis GTP-binding protein YihA/YsxC — protein: MIIDFKSINFINSILNINELTNDNGNEIAFIGYTNVGKSTIINLLFNKKISRTSKTPGCTYRINIFKNNQEIRFLDFPGYGYNKFLNKSNFNTYVFFQKYYLIRNSLKVIVLIIDIRFLFKKIDLILLNLLLNKKKSILIILNKSDKLSNIIIKKKIFIIKNFLLNLKSKYKFNLKIKFLIFSSLKKDNLHKIRKIINFWINNY
- the typA gene encoding translational GTPase TypA codes for the protein MKKIRNIAIVAHVDHGKTTLIDKLLEQSDNYKNKKNYFYKEKKERFMDTNDLEKEKGITIFSKNTSIFWNKYQINIIDTPGHADFSAEVERILSMVDSVLLVVDATEGPMPQTRFVTQKAFDYNLNPIIIINKIDRKDIRPDWVIDQIFDLFINLNASDKQLDFPIVYTSAIKGISGYEINKINNNMNALYESIIHYVPKPKVNINQPFQMQISQIEYNNYIGNIAIGLIKRGTIKNNQLVLITNKNGKIIKCKVLHLIYNIGLQQVYSNNAEAGDIIGIAGNGFEDVKIFDTICDVNNIDPLPPLIIDKPTINIFIHVNNSPFSGKEGKHITSGKILRRLKKECLYDVALCVKETNNCNVFCISGRGELHLVILIENMRREGFELAISKPKVINQIIDGILQEPFEKLILNFENSKKGNIIQLISNRKAIIKNITYDKNNRIIIESIISSRGLIGFRNEFLNATSGTGIINSYFSHYDKIISESIGQRKNGVIISNGQGSAVGFSLFHLQARGKLFINHGDKVYEGQIIGIHNKLNDLTVNCLTGKKLTNMRASGNDEAINLIPIKKILLEEAIDFINDDELVEITPISIRIRKKYLKQSQRKILHKI
- the smpB gene encoding SsrA-binding protein SmpB, which produces MKKNYIILNKKIYHDFFIKEEIEAGIILQGWEVKSLRLNKITISNSYVSIFHNSTKVFLLNSNINPLNTICNHIKYNPIRKRELLLNKKEIFLLKNYLNCKGFTIVVIGLYWKKSWCKLKIAVVKGKKKYDKRHLLKKKEWNINKMRLIKKNIKI
- the bamE gene encoding outer membrane protein assembly factor BamE domain-containing protein → MNYKMIFILPFILMLSNCTILKKLIYQENTHQGNFLDINLTKKIKKNMSKKKIILILGYPNIINYEKNNTIWYYINIIRLNNKIKQNIIILVFNNKNRLINIKKIIQNK
- the grpE gene encoding nucleotide exchange factor GrpE, coding for MSNKKTLDVSETNNIKKKDDKIENIQDEIIKNKKKNNIEKESSIENIQEKNSLYQLRIFELENKIKNYEHNLRDLKLRSQAEIENIRRRSQLDIEKIYKFSLEKFINELLPVIDSLEKAAEISLENTTIEKSIIEGIQLTLKSLLNTIKKFGINIINEINIPFDPSKHQAMSIIESNEIKDNYIIKVMQKGYTLNERLLRPAMVIIAKKKNIN